In Pseudomonas fakonensis, one DNA window encodes the following:
- a CDS encoding DUF1835 domain-containing protein produces MPAIHASRHHGLIDLPALRKHAKRLLKTLDDDTCAQLRDLGLPGPDYRLADTQWLVAREAGFASWPKLKAHADAVAFAARHPGFAADGEAQVQHWRCGNDIEHSLRISGFSGSFHMFDDPMVMGPVPAVPDDTYWQVRTEYVLKVFGLAPQDIAQRQARQRAALAQLSADSELVLWCEADAYDQLFLVRVLASLPCLPRRLELIEADRVPGVQRFIGIGQLAPDVLAWLWPQRRTLGEEALQLARQAWAAYTAPAPTAWAELASRHHASLPLLQGALARQLQELPGAGDGLSLTERLTLRILARMGEQPAARVFAELMGREEPLPYLGDMMFAALIRPLIGTPRPLLLEGEGESWMHRPLRLTALGEQVLAGQANWLDQAPAERWVGGVRIGVGAAWVVDEAGKVALRT; encoded by the coding sequence ATGCCCGCCATTCATGCATCCCGCCACCACGGCCTGATCGACCTGCCCGCGCTGCGCAAGCACGCCAAGCGCCTGCTGAAGACCCTCGACGACGACACCTGCGCACAGCTGCGCGACCTGGGCCTGCCTGGCCCCGACTACCGCCTGGCCGACACCCAGTGGCTGGTGGCCCGCGAGGCCGGCTTTGCCAGCTGGCCCAAGCTCAAGGCCCATGCCGACGCAGTGGCGTTTGCCGCCCGCCACCCAGGCTTTGCCGCCGATGGCGAGGCGCAGGTGCAGCACTGGCGCTGCGGCAACGATATCGAGCACAGCCTGCGCATCAGCGGGTTCAGCGGCAGCTTCCACATGTTCGACGACCCCATGGTGATGGGGCCGGTGCCAGCCGTGCCTGACGATACGTATTGGCAGGTACGTACCGAGTACGTACTCAAGGTGTTCGGCCTGGCCCCGCAGGACATCGCCCAGCGCCAGGCCCGCCAGCGCGCGGCCCTGGCGCAGTTGAGCGCCGACAGCGAGCTGGTGCTGTGGTGCGAGGCCGACGCCTACGACCAGCTGTTTCTGGTGCGGGTACTGGCCAGCTTGCCGTGCCTGCCACGCCGGCTGGAGCTGATCGAGGCCGACCGGGTGCCGGGGGTCCAGCGTTTCATCGGTATCGGCCAGTTGGCCCCCGATGTGCTGGCGTGGCTGTGGCCGCAGCGGCGCACGCTGGGTGAGGAGGCCTTGCAACTGGCGCGCCAGGCCTGGGCGGCCTACACCGCGCCGGCCCCGACCGCCTGGGCCGAGCTTGCCAGCCGGCATCACGCCAGTTTGCCGTTGCTGCAGGGCGCACTGGCCCGGCAACTGCAGGAGCTGCCCGGTGCCGGCGATGGCTTGAGCCTGACCGAGCGCCTGACCCTGCGCATTCTGGCGCGTATGGGCGAGCAGCCGGCGGCGCGGGTGTTCGCCGAGCTGATGGGGCGTGAAGAGCCGCTGCCGTACCTGGGTGACATGATGTTCGCAGCGCTGATAAGGCCACTGATCGGCACGCCGCGGCCATTGTTGCTGGAGGGGGAGGGTGAAAGCTGGATGCACCGCCCGCTGCGGCTGACCGCGTTGGGCGAGCAGGTGCTGGCAGGGCAGGCCAACTGGCTCGACCAGGCGCCGGCCGAGCGCTGGGTGGGCGGGGTGCGAATCGGCGTCGGTGCGGCCTGGGTGGTGGATGAAGCCGGGAAGGTAGCGCTGCGCACATGA
- a CDS encoding heme-degrading domain-containing protein yields the protein MALADDLALLIRQEQLLQFEHFDEDVAWQLGSLLQRRAEAEGWLLLIEVRRFDCPLFLAGRPGITPHNHDWVRRKRNTVQRFLCSSYRIGHQLALDNKDITQRYNLPLTDYASAGGSFPITVKGAGVIGCVTVSGLPERQDHQVIVDALCELLGHDRTALSLAPVAKVAESKVVAEPVAG from the coding sequence ATGGCCCTAGCCGACGATCTGGCCCTGCTGATCCGCCAGGAGCAGTTGCTGCAGTTCGAGCACTTTGATGAAGACGTGGCCTGGCAGTTGGGTTCGCTGCTGCAGCGGCGCGCCGAAGCCGAAGGCTGGTTGCTGCTGATCGAGGTACGCCGCTTCGACTGCCCGCTGTTTCTGGCCGGCCGGCCCGGCATCACCCCGCACAACCACGACTGGGTGCGGCGCAAGCGCAATACCGTGCAGCGTTTTCTGTGCAGCTCGTACCGCATCGGCCACCAGTTGGCCCTGGACAACAAAGACATCACCCAGCGCTACAACCTGCCGCTGACCGACTACGCCAGTGCCGGCGGCAGCTTCCCGATTACCGTCAAAGGTGCCGGGGTGATCGGTTGCGTGACGGTTTCGGGGTTGCCGGAACGGCAAGACCACCAGGTGATCGTCGATGCCCTGTGCGAGTTGCTGGGGCATGACCGCACCGCGCTGTCGCTGGCGCCGGTGGCGAAGGTGGCAGAGAGCAAGGTGGTGGCTGAGCCGGTGGCGGGCTGA
- a CDS encoding amino acid permease: protein MPVQSEHDPRLKRSLKTRHISMLALGGVIGAGLFVGSSAVIASTGPGAFITYAITGLIVALVMRMLGEMAAAHPSKGSFVDYARMAFGRPAGYMTGWLYWYFWVIVVGFEAVVGGQIINAWLPAIPVWVIALGLMLGMTLLNLMSVHSFGEAEYWFAGVKVAAIVVFLLVTGAFVLHLWPNSDASFGHLTEHGGFLPHGVGSLFTGVVVVIFSMTGVEVATLAAAESQDPSRNIRKAVNTVMVRILVFFVLATFFIVVAQPWTSLTPGKSPFVTTLEHIGIPYAGDMLTVVILVAVLSVLNAGLYTSSRLLYVLAANDEAPRWIAGVNRKGVPVRGVLASTLVGYGCVVIAALWPDTVFQFLINSSGTVFLFVYLMICLSQLKLRRRWVEEGSLKFAMWGHPVLPLMVTAAIVSVLVSMAFDPSMQLSLLQCLVAIVAIGASYLLMRLGRGRAPKAQVAQP, encoded by the coding sequence ATGCCTGTTCAGTCAGAGCACGACCCCCGTCTCAAACGTTCGCTCAAGACCCGCCACATCAGCATGCTCGCCCTGGGCGGGGTGATCGGTGCCGGGTTGTTCGTCGGCTCCAGCGCGGTCATCGCCTCCACCGGCCCCGGCGCCTTCATCACCTACGCCATCACCGGGCTGATCGTCGCATTGGTGATGCGCATGCTCGGTGAAATGGCCGCAGCCCATCCCAGCAAAGGCTCATTCGTCGACTACGCACGCATGGCCTTCGGCCGCCCAGCCGGCTACATGACCGGCTGGCTGTATTGGTACTTCTGGGTGATCGTGGTCGGCTTCGAAGCCGTGGTCGGCGGGCAGATCATCAACGCCTGGCTACCGGCGATACCGGTGTGGGTGATTGCCCTGGGGCTGATGCTGGGCATGACCCTGCTCAACCTGATGTCGGTGCACTCGTTCGGCGAGGCCGAGTACTGGTTCGCCGGGGTCAAGGTGGCGGCCATCGTGGTGTTTCTGCTGGTGACCGGCGCCTTCGTGCTGCACCTGTGGCCCAACTCCGATGCCAGCTTCGGCCACCTGACCGAGCACGGCGGCTTTTTGCCCCACGGTGTCGGCTCGTTGTTCACCGGCGTGGTGGTGGTGATTTTCTCGATGACCGGGGTCGAGGTGGCCACCCTGGCGGCCGCCGAGTCGCAGGACCCGTCGCGCAACATCCGCAAGGCGGTGAACACGGTGATGGTGCGCATTCTGGTGTTCTTCGTGCTGGCGACCTTCTTCATCGTCGTTGCCCAACCCTGGACCAGCCTCACCCCCGGCAAGTCGCCGTTCGTCACGACGCTCGAGCACATCGGCATCCCCTATGCCGGCGACATGCTCACCGTGGTGATTCTGGTGGCGGTGCTGTCGGTGCTCAACGCCGGGCTCTACACCTCATCGCGCCTACTGTACGTACTGGCTGCCAACGACGAGGCGCCGCGCTGGATCGCCGGGGTCAACCGCAAGGGCGTGCCGGTACGCGGTGTACTGGCCTCGACCCTGGTGGGCTATGGCTGCGTGGTGATCGCCGCGCTGTGGCCGGACACGGTGTTCCAGTTCCTGATCAACTCCTCCGGCACGGTGTTCCTGTTCGTCTACCTGATGATCTGCCTGTCGCAGCTCAAGCTGCGCCGACGCTGGGTCGAAGAGGGCTCGCTGAAGTTCGCCATGTGGGGCCACCCGGTGCTGCCGTTGATGGTCACCGCGGCCATCGTCTCGGTGCTGGTGAGCATGGCCTTCGACCCCTCGATGCAGTTGAGCCTGCTGCAGTGCCTGGTCGCCATCGTTGCGATCGGCGCCTCGTACCTGCTGATGCGCCTGGGCCGGGGGCGCGCGCCCAAGGCCCAGGTGGCCCAGCCTTAA
- a CDS encoding NAD(P)/FAD-dependent oxidoreductase yields the protein MSAKFDLAQLPNKPLWFAPAPPRARLEGDIQADVVIVGAGYTGLWTAYYLLKADPSLNVVLLEKREVGFGASGRNGGWASAIFPISLHRVEQLYSHQAALQLQAAMNDTVDEIGRVLALEGVDADYAKQGFMSLARSGPQMARARAAVESSARFGLPQQWRVLEAGEAHGSIGAQGTVGALYTEHCALIHPGKLVRGLAQLVERLGARIYEQSAVTRMAPGMVHTERGSVRADMTVRATEAFTSQQPGKSRFVIPLYSLVLATEPLAPELLSQLNLDHRMAFNDMRHLRVYGQVTAEGRLVFGGRGAPYKWGSVMPEQADLVDSIHGKIHDTLLEFFPALRDARVTHRWGGALGVARDWCPTVSIDRGKGMAWAGNYVGDGVATSNLAGRILRNLILERDDALNTLPLVNHQSPAWEREPLRWFGINSGLAAASLSDLEERYTHKPSCTAMLLEKLTGAH from the coding sequence ATGTCAGCGAAATTCGATTTGGCTCAGTTACCCAACAAGCCGCTGTGGTTTGCCCCGGCCCCGCCCCGCGCGCGGCTGGAGGGTGATATCCAGGCCGACGTGGTCATCGTCGGCGCCGGCTACACCGGGCTGTGGACCGCTTACTACCTGCTCAAGGCCGACCCGTCGCTGAACGTGGTGCTGCTGGAAAAGCGCGAAGTCGGCTTTGGTGCTTCGGGCCGCAACGGTGGTTGGGCTTCGGCGATATTCCCGATCTCGCTGCACCGGGTCGAGCAGTTGTATTCGCACCAGGCTGCCCTGCAACTGCAGGCGGCGATGAACGACACGGTCGATGAAATCGGCCGGGTGCTGGCGCTGGAAGGGGTGGATGCCGACTACGCCAAGCAGGGTTTCATGTCGCTGGCCCGCAGCGGCCCGCAAATGGCCCGGGCGCGTGCTGCAGTGGAGTCTTCGGCGCGCTTCGGCCTGCCGCAGCAGTGGCGGGTGCTCGAAGCCGGTGAGGCGCACGGCAGCATCGGCGCCCAGGGCACAGTCGGGGCGCTGTACACCGAGCACTGCGCGCTGATTCACCCGGGCAAGCTGGTACGCGGCCTGGCGCAATTGGTGGAGCGCCTGGGTGCGCGCATTTACGAGCAGTCGGCGGTGACCCGCATGGCCCCGGGCATGGTGCACACCGAGCGTGGTTCGGTACGCGCCGACATGACCGTGCGCGCTACCGAGGCGTTCACCTCGCAGCAGCCTGGCAAGTCGCGCTTCGTCATCCCGCTGTACTCGCTGGTGCTGGCCACCGAGCCGTTGGCGCCAGAGCTGCTCAGCCAGCTCAACCTCGACCATCGCATGGCCTTCAACGACATGCGCCACTTGCGGGTGTACGGCCAGGTCACTGCCGAAGGCCGGCTGGTGTTCGGTGGCCGTGGTGCCCCGTACAAGTGGGGGTCGGTGATGCCCGAGCAAGCCGACCTGGTGGACAGCATCCACGGCAAGATCCACGACACCCTGCTGGAGTTTTTCCCGGCCCTGCGCGATGCCCGGGTTACGCACCGCTGGGGCGGCGCGCTGGGAGTTGCCCGCGACTGGTGCCCGACGGTAAGCATCGACCGTGGCAAGGGCATGGCCTGGGCCGGCAACTACGTCGGCGACGGTGTGGCCACCAGCAACCTGGCCGGGCGCATCCTGCGCAACCTCATCCTGGAGCGTGACGACGCGCTCAACACGCTGCCCCTGGTCAATCACCAGTCACCCGCCTGGGAGCGCGAACCGCTGCGCTGGTTCGGCATCAACAGCGGCCTGGCCGCCGCCTCGCTGAGCGATCTCGAGGAGCGCTACACCCATAAACCTTCATGCACCGCGATGCTGCTGGAAAAACTTACCGGCGCCCATTGA
- a CDS encoding cupin domain-containing protein has product MPSFTIIKHADIKALPLNPAGQRAGADKGDPQIAISKQAPEAVGNLGVWECQPGGWPVVDRPDTEFTYIISGKALLTDDSTQEVVEVTDGDLIILPPGWTGRWDVLETVRKVYAIY; this is encoded by the coding sequence ATGCCTTCGTTCACCATCATCAAGCACGCCGACATCAAGGCCCTGCCACTGAACCCTGCCGGTCAGCGTGCCGGCGCTGACAAAGGTGACCCGCAGATCGCCATCAGCAAGCAGGCCCCGGAAGCGGTCGGCAATCTCGGCGTATGGGAATGCCAGCCCGGTGGCTGGCCGGTGGTCGACCGCCCTGACACCGAGTTCACCTACATCATTTCGGGCAAGGCGCTGCTTACCGATGACAGCACCCAGGAAGTGGTGGAGGTCACCGATGGTGACCTGATCATCCTGCCACCGGGATGGACCGGGCGCTGGGATGTGCTGGAGACCGTGCGCAAGGTGTACGCGATTTACTGA
- a CDS encoding CoA-acylating methylmalonate-semialdehyde dehydrogenase: protein MTQTIMNWISGAQAEATSGQQLPVYNPATGVVTGQVQLSAQKDVDAAVASAKAAFPAWSNLSPLRRSRVLNKFLALLNEHRDDLARMITAEHGKVFTDAQGEVMRGIEIVEFACGAPQLLKTDFTDQVSTNIDNWTLRQPLGVVTGITPFNFPVMVPMWMFPVALATGNTFVLKPSPLDPSPSLFIAELLKQAGLPDGVFNVVQGDKDAVNALIEHPDVQAVSFVGSTPIANHIYETGARHGKRVQALGGAKNHLVVMPDADIDQVVDALIGAAYGSAGERCMAISVAVFVGDETADKVMPKLIERTRELKVLNGTNLEAEMGPIVTHAALERITGYIEQGVKEGATLLIDGRGFNGQTAGEGCGDGFWLGGTLFDGVTPDMRIYKEEIFGPVLACLRVKDFAEAVELINAHEFGNGVSLYTRDGHVAREFGRRIQVGMVGINVPIPVPMAWHGFGGWKKSLFGDMHAYGEEGVRFYTKQKSIMQRWPQGTAKGAEFAMPTSH, encoded by the coding sequence ATGACCCAAACCATCATGAACTGGATCTCCGGCGCCCAGGCCGAGGCCACCAGCGGCCAGCAACTGCCGGTCTACAACCCGGCCACCGGCGTGGTCACCGGCCAAGTGCAGCTGTCTGCGCAAAAAGACGTGGACGCCGCCGTGGCCTCGGCCAAGGCCGCCTTCCCGGCCTGGAGCAACCTGTCGCCGCTGCGCCGCTCGCGGGTGCTGAACAAGTTCCTGGCGCTGCTCAACGAGCACCGTGACGACCTGGCCCGCATGATTACCGCCGAGCATGGCAAGGTGTTCACCGACGCCCAGGGCGAGGTGATGCGCGGCATCGAAATCGTCGAGTTCGCCTGCGGTGCGCCGCAACTGCTGAAAACCGATTTCACCGACCAGGTCAGCACCAACATCGACAACTGGACCCTGCGCCAGCCGCTGGGTGTGGTCACCGGCATCACCCCGTTCAACTTCCCGGTGATGGTGCCGATGTGGATGTTCCCGGTGGCCTTGGCGACCGGCAACACCTTCGTGCTCAAGCCAAGCCCGCTGGACCCGAGCCCAAGCCTGTTCATCGCCGAACTGCTCAAGCAGGCCGGCCTGCCGGATGGCGTGTTCAACGTGGTGCAGGGTGACAAGGATGCGGTCAACGCGCTGATCGAGCATCCGGACGTGCAGGCGGTATCCTTCGTTGGCTCCACCCCGATCGCCAACCACATCTACGAGACCGGCGCCCGCCACGGCAAGCGCGTGCAGGCCCTGGGCGGCGCCAAGAATCACCTGGTGGTGATGCCCGATGCCGATATCGACCAGGTGGTCGATGCGCTGATCGGTGCGGCCTACGGGTCGGCTGGCGAGCGTTGCATGGCCATCAGCGTGGCGGTGTTCGTCGGTGATGAAACTGCCGATAAAGTCATGCCCAAACTGATCGAGCGTACCCGTGAGCTGAAGGTGCTCAATGGCACCAACCTCGAGGCCGAGATGGGGCCGATCGTGACCCATGCGGCGCTGGAGCGCATCACCGGTTACATCGAGCAAGGCGTCAAAGAGGGGGCGACGTTGCTGATCGACGGCCGTGGCTTCAACGGCCAGACGGCGGGTGAGGGGTGTGGTGATGGCTTCTGGCTGGGTGGCACCTTGTTCGATGGCGTCACCCCGGACATGCGCATCTACAAGGAGGAAATCTTCGGCCCGGTACTGGCGTGCCTGCGGGTGAAGGATTTTGCCGAGGCAGTGGAGCTGATCAACGCTCACGAGTTTGGCAACGGTGTGAGCCTGTATACCCGTGATGGCCACGTTGCCCGTGAGTTTGGCCGGCGTATCCAGGTGGGCATGGTCGGGATCAACGTGCCGATTCCGGTGCCGATGGCCTGGCATGGTTTTGGTGGCTGGAAGAAGAGCCTGTTTGGCGATATGCATGCCTATGGTGAGGAGGGGGTGCGCTTCTATACCAAGCAGAAGAGCATCATGCAGCGCTGGCCGCAGGGGACTGCCAAGGGGGCGGAGTTTGCCATGCCTACCAGTCATTGA
- a CDS encoding TonB-dependent siderophore receptor, which yields MPHVRPRPAAHLRQAIRLAAFGLSLASVPGALLLPAQAMAQGLAAYHVPAGPLGNAITQFGVQAGVTVSFDTAQARNLNSPGLDGSYSVDEGLLRLLAGSGLQAQRQGNGGYVLVPAANGAAMELGPLNIEGSRLDATSEGTQSYAARAVTIGKGVHTLKETPQAVTVMTRKMLDDQNLNTLEQVLDKTPGITVYDSPMGGKYFYSRGFNLDGQYQYDGVPLDVGGNYVQANSFSSDMAFYDRVEILKGAAGMMKGSGSSAGGVNFVRKRGQDKARTSVTLSAGSWDNYRGQVDVGGPLNESGSVRGRAVATLQDRQYFYDNAKRQDQVLYGALDWDMTPDTTVGVGLAYEDVDASPCYHGLPRYADGSDLKLSRSTCLGASWNDLQSQRITGFADLKQRLNDDWTLNFASVYTHNNQNIEYGYAEGAVPVGASTASMGRYAGRFDYDQTDYGFDTYVDGKFRAFGLEHELIVGANASHQKTHDYFALMALSGTQNPFDPSSSFPHPSKDEFLLNPTRGGAVPTDSTTRQFGTYANLRLKLAEPLTLVLGTRVSWYRNESDSYTQRWDYWVRNRSQENGQVTPFAAVLYDLNEQWTAYASYADIFQPQSNLVNAQGQALQPKTGASYELGIKGELFDGGLNTAFNLFRTTEEHRAETDYVGTCKGSGDQYCYTDNGKVRAQGFEAEVSGSPVERLQLLAGYTYTQTKYLSTIEATDPTELTFSSSFIPRHMLKVWGDYQLGGALERWTVGAGVSSQSDNYRRQGDLRIEQAGYTLWSGRVQYRLDEHWSLALNGNNLLDKKYYATIGATGWGNYYGEPRNFMLTLRGDF from the coding sequence ATGCCCCACGTTCGCCCCCGCCCCGCCGCCCACTTGCGCCAGGCCATCCGCCTGGCGGCGTTCGGCCTGTCCCTCGCCAGCGTGCCCGGCGCCCTGTTGCTGCCGGCCCAGGCCATGGCCCAGGGCCTGGCCGCCTACCACGTGCCCGCAGGCCCCCTGGGCAATGCCATCACCCAGTTCGGCGTACAGGCCGGGGTGACCGTTTCGTTCGACACCGCCCAGGCACGCAACCTCAACAGCCCGGGCCTGGACGGCAGCTACAGCGTCGATGAAGGCCTGCTGCGGCTGCTGGCCGGCAGCGGCCTGCAAGCCCAGCGCCAGGGCAACGGTGGTTATGTGCTGGTGCCGGCCGCCAATGGTGCGGCGATGGAGCTGGGGCCGCTGAACATCGAGGGCAGCCGCCTCGACGCCACCAGCGAGGGCACCCAGTCTTACGCGGCCCGCGCGGTGACCATCGGCAAGGGCGTGCACACCCTGAAGGAGACGCCCCAGGCGGTCACGGTCATGACCCGCAAGATGCTCGACGACCAGAACCTCAACACCCTCGAGCAGGTGCTGGACAAGACCCCGGGCATCACCGTGTACGACTCGCCCATGGGCGGCAAGTACTTCTACTCGCGCGGCTTCAACCTCGACGGCCAGTACCAGTACGACGGCGTGCCGCTGGATGTGGGCGGCAACTACGTGCAGGCCAACAGTTTCTCAAGCGACATGGCGTTCTACGACCGGGTAGAGATCCTCAAGGGCGCGGCCGGCATGATGAAGGGCTCGGGCTCGTCGGCAGGCGGCGTCAACTTCGTGCGCAAGCGTGGCCAGGACAAGGCCCGCACCAGCGTGACGCTGTCGGCCGGCAGTTGGGACAACTACCGCGGCCAGGTCGATGTGGGCGGGCCGCTGAACGAATCGGGCAGCGTGCGCGGGCGCGCCGTGGCGACGCTGCAGGACCGCCAGTACTTCTACGACAACGCCAAGCGTCAGGACCAGGTGCTGTACGGCGCCCTGGACTGGGACATGACCCCCGACACCACCGTGGGTGTGGGCCTGGCCTATGAAGACGTCGATGCCTCGCCCTGCTACCACGGCCTGCCGCGCTACGCCGACGGCAGCGACCTCAAGCTGTCGCGCTCCACCTGCCTGGGCGCCAGTTGGAACGACCTGCAGAGCCAGCGCATCACAGGTTTTGCCGACCTCAAGCAGCGCCTCAACGATGACTGGACGCTGAACTTCGCCTCGGTCTACACCCACAACAACCAGAACATCGAGTACGGCTACGCCGAAGGTGCGGTGCCGGTGGGTGCCAGCACCGCGAGCATGGGCCGCTATGCCGGGCGTTTTGATTACGACCAGACCGACTACGGCTTTGATACCTACGTCGATGGCAAATTCCGCGCCTTCGGCCTTGAGCACGAGCTGATCGTCGGCGCCAACGCCAGCCACCAGAAGACCCACGACTACTTCGCGCTGATGGCCTTGAGTGGCACCCAGAACCCGTTCGACCCCTCGTCCAGCTTCCCGCACCCGTCCAAGGATGAGTTTCTGCTCAACCCCACCCGTGGCGGCGCCGTGCCCACCGACTCCACCACCCGCCAGTTCGGCACCTACGCCAACCTGCGCCTGAAGTTGGCCGAGCCGCTGACGCTGGTGCTGGGCACCCGGGTCAGCTGGTACCGCAACGAAAGCGACTCCTACACCCAGCGCTGGGACTACTGGGTGCGCAACCGCAGCCAGGAGAACGGCCAGGTGACGCCGTTCGCCGCCGTGCTGTACGACCTGAACGAGCAGTGGACTGCCTACGCCAGCTACGCCGACATCTTCCAGCCGCAGAGCAACCTGGTGAATGCCCAGGGCCAGGCGCTGCAGCCCAAGACCGGTGCCAGCTACGAGCTGGGTATCAAGGGTGAGCTGTTCGACGGTGGGCTCAATACTGCGTTCAACCTGTTCCGCACCACCGAAGAGCACCGTGCCGAGACCGACTATGTGGGCACCTGCAAGGGCTCGGGCGACCAGTACTGCTACACCGACAACGGCAAGGTCCGCGCCCAGGGTTTCGAGGCCGAGGTCAGCGGCTCGCCGGTCGAGCGCCTGCAATTGCTGGCGGGCTACACCTACACCCAGACCAAGTACCTGAGCACCATCGAGGCCACCGACCCGACCGAGCTGACCTTCAGCTCAAGCTTCATTCCGCGGCACATGCTCAAGGTGTGGGGGGATTACCAGCTGGGTGGCGCCCTGGAGCGCTGGACCGTCGGCGCGGGGGTGAGCAGCCAGAGCGACAACTACCGGCGCCAGGGCGACCTGCGGATCGAGCAGGCGGGGTATACGTTGTGGAGTGGGCGGGTGCAGTACCGGCTGGATGAGCACTGGAGCCTGGCGCTTAACGGCAACAACCTGCTGGACAAGAAGTATTACGCGACGATTGGGGCTACGGGGTGGGGGAACTACTACGGCGAGCCGCGGAATTTCATGTTGACGCTTAGAGGGGATTTCTGA